The Clarias gariepinus isolate MV-2021 ecotype Netherlands chromosome 4, CGAR_prim_01v2, whole genome shotgun sequence genome window below encodes:
- the srcin1b gene encoding SRC kinase signaling inhibitor 1 isoform X1: MMRGEHGEYQRQYHTLGNAARRFSNPDVEAMAKMHAADAERQRGKYPPQHAATLVSANCSRQQQPHYWSFKARTPRASGGGHHSLADQGGGRSFYASAENLETMGDADLALGFSRSNRLRQSLPLARSPSQNKLRPPGVLFLQFGDETRRVHLSHELSSMETLHALIVHVFPQQLNMSVLRSPATAILIKDEARNVFYELDDPRRIHDRSVLKIYCRDTAFNTHHHVHHGHVTNGDLRRELAYTSRDSSPTRRLNAHPSSSSPSASPARPHSRISYASVRPSSYAGPPPSPQPHPYQHQNPNHPAFCPSPSAILERRDVRPDEEAPASPSKSVVLLKNEAAYADPYALVHGVASPQSLAFRRGSLRSLSPYSAAALHCELDAALYRPGGPLYAEPYGPMGFRTLPPASPQKLEPYRGHSGRGSPGRQGFRKDGTVYVEGHKARVGGPLLDQMCVMAGAGGEGVALTGYETDTRERMEAMEKQIASLTGLVQSVLTRPPDSPDKAETASDCSAPETTTPSAPLALMPPPLTGTSQPITMSRSQMHLHLSDLQRSTTELRKQLSQLRKIQMQNQDSVHTLLRQAEADLGLCLIEASRTQEDPLQRQRLLVEEERLRYLNEEELIIQQLHDLERSVEEMMTGAGLNHRLVTEQEVEQKTQELRKLGETLTKLKDQFPTLQSKMRVVLRVEVEAVKFLKEEPLRLDALLKRCRNITDTLALLRRQVSEGLWKTPEDFSTCSDVDFTKSCDLDILTSPSLASIPDFAGTLTGTAGLSGTLTTNSVSIGSGASLSSALGTSLGSSLSGATGLAGTTTLGSWLASTGVVDSSMPEQDGTSVGTPKSRGMEDLPTRRDTDKGVSVEVRLAAERDWEEKRASLTQFSAQDINRLLEETQAELMKAIPDLDFAAKQITKPAVPPKPQLTSLPKPASPSSTPSCTPEHQPGKPPPKPAGKEGLQRRESGELTVPRYRTEKPSKSPPPPPPRRSFPSGHRVTTNSSGEVVIVNKSLSKPEKNENCEELDTVVQSQTPPVKLRRPSTSDGLRPCSTPPVIAASGMKEDGDEEEKIMAELENARTPPGSAKTTSSSSSSRLKQLQQSSLEQKNRKQREQQGQQQA, encoded by the exons CAACCACACTACTGGAGCTTTAAG GCAAGGACTCCACGCGCCAGCGGTGGAGGTCATCACTCTCTTGCTGATCAGGGTGGAGGACGGTCGTTCTACGCCTCGGCAGAGAATCTAGAGACCATGGGCGACGCTGACCTTGCTCTTGGCTTCAGCCGCTCCAACCGCCTCAGACAAAGCCTGCCGCTTGCCCGGTCTCCCAGCCAGAACAAGCTCCGTCCACCAG GCGTTTTGTTCCTGCAGTTTGGCGATGAGACACGACGTGTTCACCTCAGCCACGAGCTGAGCAGCATGGAGACGCTGCACGCACTGATTGTGCATGTGTTTCCTCAGCAGCTGAACATGAGCGTGCTCCGCTCGCCCGCCACCGCCATCCTCATCAAAGATGAGGCGCGCAACGTCTTCTACGAGCTGGATGACCCTCGCCGGATCCACGACCGCAGCGTGCTCAAGATCTACTGCCGAGACACCGCCTTCAACACTCACCACCACGTGCACCACGGCCACGTCACCAACGGGGACCTGAGG AGGGAGCTAGCATACACATCACGTGACTCGTCTCCCACTCGGCGCCTAAACGCCCACCCTTCGTCCTCCTCACCGTCCGCCTCTCCAGCCCGCCCACACTCTCGGATTTCTTACGCATCTGTCCGACCTTCCTCGTACGCTGGTCCGCCCCCGTCCCCTCAGCCTCACCCTTACCAGCACCAGAACCCAAACCACCCTGCCTTTTGCCCCTCCCCCAGTGCCATCCTCGAGCGACGAGATGTCAGACCGGACGAGGAGGCCCCGGCATCACCATCAAAGAGTGTGGTGCTCCTGAAAAATGAGGCGGCGTATGCCGACCCGTATGCCCTCGTCCACGGTGTGGCTTCACCTCAATCGCTTGCATTCCGACGTGGGTCTCTGCGGTCCCTGAGCCCTTATTCAGCTGCTGCTTTGCATTGTGAGCTTGATGCTGCCCTCTACAGGCCCGGTGGACCTCTCTATGCTGAGCCTTACGGCCCGATGGGTTTCCGAACTTTGCCACCCGCATCACCGCAGAAGCTGGAGCCATACAGGGGTCATTCGGGTCGCGGATCACCGGGAAGGCAAGGCTTCCGAAAAGATGGCACGGTGTATGTAGAGGGTCATAAAGCGCGAGTCGGAGGCCCTTTGCTTGATCAGATGTGTGTGATGGCTGGAGCAGGAGGTGAGGGAGTGGCACTGACGGGGTATGAAACTGACACAAG GGAACGAATGGAAGCCATGGAGAAGCAGATAGCCAGTTTGACCGGTCTGGTCCAGAGTGTTCTTACCCGGCCCCCGGACAGTCC CGACAAGGCAGAAACAGCAAGTGACTGCTCGGCGCCTGAGA CCACGACTCCCTCGGCTCCTCTGGCCCTGATGCCACCTCCCCTCACTGGAACGTCTCAGCCGATTACAATGTCTCGATCCCAAATGCACCTGCATCTTAGTGACTTGCAACGAAGTACCACGGAGCTACGCAAGCAGCTCTCACAGTTACGCAAAATACAG ATGCAGAACCAGGACTCGGTGCACACTTTGCTGAGGCAAGCCGAGGCCGATTTGGGTCTTTGCCTCATTGAAGCGTCTCGGACGCAGGAAGATCCTCTACAACGCCAGCGCCTCCTCGTGGAGGAAGAGAGACTGCGCTATCTCAATGAAGAAGAACTCATTATACAGCAGCTACA TGATCTAGAACGTTCAGTGGAGGAAATGATGACAGGGGCAGGGCTAAACCATCGCTTGGTGACGGAACAGGAAGTGGAACAGAAAACTCAAGAGCTTCGGAAGCTTGGGGAAACACTGACCAAGCTCAAGG ATCAGTTCCCGACACTACAAAGTAAAATGCGTGTAGTGCTGCGAGTGGAGGTCGAGGCAGTGAAGTTTCTGAAGGAAGAACCACTGAGGCTTGATGCCTTATTAAAACGCTGCAGAAACATCACAGATACACTCGCACTGCTAAGGAG GCAGGTATCTGAAGGTCTTTGGAAAACTCCAGAAGACTTCAGCACCTGCAGTGATGTTGACTTTACAAAAAGCTGTGATCTGGACATCCTGACCAGTCCCTCTCTGGCCAGTATACCTGACTTTGCAGGCACTTTAACAGGCACTGCAGGGCTGTCAGGCACCTTGACGACCAACTCTGTCAGCATAG GCTCTGGTGCCAGTCTGTCTAGTGCTCTTGGCACCAGTCTGGGCTCGAGTCTGAGTGGCGCTACAGGTTTAGCAGGCACTACCACCCTTGGAAGCTGGCTGGCAAGCACAGGAGTAGTGGACAGCAGCATGCCTGAGCAGGATGGCACCTCAGTAGGCACACCAAAGAGTCGTGGCATGGAGGATCTGCCTACACGGAGAGATACGGACAAAGGCGTGTCTGTGGAAGTCCGTCTG GCAGCAGAGCGTGATTGGGAAGAAAAGCGAGCGAGTTTAACCCAGTTTAGTGCCCAGGATATAAATCGTCTCCTGGAGGAGACGCAAGCAGAACTGATGAAGGCCATCCCTGATCTGGATTTTGCAGCCAAGCAGATCACCAAACCTGCTGTACCCCCTAAACCACAGCTCACCTCACTACCCAAACCTGCCTCACCATCTTCGACACCAAGCTGTACACCTGAACACCAACCAGGAAAGCCACCACCTAAACCAGCTGGCAAGGAGGGCCTTCAACGAAGAGAATCAG GGGAGTTGACGGTTCCACGGTATCGAACAGAAAAACCCTCCAAGTCtccaccacctccaccaccacGCCGCAGTTTCCCATCAGGGCACAGAGTCACAACTAACAGCAGTGGCGAGGTTGTCATCGTTAACAAGAGTCTTAGC AAACCTGAAAAGAATGAAAACTGTGAGGAGTTAGATACGGTAGTCCAATCTCAGACTCCACCTGTTAAACTCAGACGACCTTCGACTTCTGACGGGCTCCGGCCATGCTCCACACCACCGGTTATTGCTGCTTCTGGGATGAAGGAGGATGGGGACGAGGAGGAGAAGATTATGGCAGAACTTGAG aacGCAAGGACTCCTCCAGGGTCGGCTAAGACGACTTCTTCGTCGTCGTCATCTCGGTTGAAGCAGCTCCAGCAGAGCAGTTTGGAGCAGAAGAACAGGAAGCAGCGTGAGCAACAGGGCCAGCAGCAG
- the srcin1b gene encoding SRC kinase signaling inhibitor 1 isoform X2 has protein sequence MMRGEHGEYQRQYHTLGNAARRFSNPDVEAMAKMHAADAERQRGKYPPQHAATLVSANCSRQQQPHYWSFKARTPRASGGGHHSLADQGGGRSFYASAENLETMGDADLALGFSRSNRLRQSLPLARSPSQNKLRPPGVLFLQFGDETRRVHLSHELSSMETLHALIVHVFPQQLNMSVLRSPATAILIKDEARNVFYELDDPRRIHDRSVLKIYCRDTAFNTHHHVHHGHVTNGDLRRELAYTSRDSSPTRRLNAHPSSSSPSASPARPHSRISYASVRPSSYAGPPPSPQPHPYQHQNPNHPAFCPSPSAILERRDVRPDEEAPASPSKSVVLLKNEAAYADPYALVHGVASPQSLAFRRGSLRSLSPYSAAALHCELDAALYRPGGPLYAEPYGPMGFRTLPPASPQKLEPYRGHSGRGSPGRQGFRKDGTVYVEGHKARVGGPLLDQMCVMAGAGGEGVALTGYETDTRERMEAMEKQIASLTGLVQSVLTRPPDSPDKAETASDCSAPETTTPSAPLALMPPPLTGTSQPITMSRSQMHLHLSDLQRSTTELRKQLSQLRKIQNQDSVHTLLRQAEADLGLCLIEASRTQEDPLQRQRLLVEEERLRYLNEEELIIQQLHDLERSVEEMMTGAGLNHRLVTEQEVEQKTQELRKLGETLTKLKDQFPTLQSKMRVVLRVEVEAVKFLKEEPLRLDALLKRCRNITDTLALLRRQVSEGLWKTPEDFSTCSDVDFTKSCDLDILTSPSLASIPDFAGTLTGTAGLSGTLTTNSVSIGSGASLSSALGTSLGSSLSGATGLAGTTTLGSWLASTGVVDSSMPEQDGTSVGTPKSRGMEDLPTRRDTDKGVSVEVRLAAERDWEEKRASLTQFSAQDINRLLEETQAELMKAIPDLDFAAKQITKPAVPPKPQLTSLPKPASPSSTPSCTPEHQPGKPPPKPAGKEGLQRRESGELTVPRYRTEKPSKSPPPPPPRRSFPSGHRVTTNSSGEVVIVNKSLSKPEKNENCEELDTVVQSQTPPVKLRRPSTSDGLRPCSTPPVIAASGMKEDGDEEEKIMAELENARTPPGSAKTTSSSSSSRLKQLQQSSLEQKNRKQREQQGQQQA, from the exons CAACCACACTACTGGAGCTTTAAG GCAAGGACTCCACGCGCCAGCGGTGGAGGTCATCACTCTCTTGCTGATCAGGGTGGAGGACGGTCGTTCTACGCCTCGGCAGAGAATCTAGAGACCATGGGCGACGCTGACCTTGCTCTTGGCTTCAGCCGCTCCAACCGCCTCAGACAAAGCCTGCCGCTTGCCCGGTCTCCCAGCCAGAACAAGCTCCGTCCACCAG GCGTTTTGTTCCTGCAGTTTGGCGATGAGACACGACGTGTTCACCTCAGCCACGAGCTGAGCAGCATGGAGACGCTGCACGCACTGATTGTGCATGTGTTTCCTCAGCAGCTGAACATGAGCGTGCTCCGCTCGCCCGCCACCGCCATCCTCATCAAAGATGAGGCGCGCAACGTCTTCTACGAGCTGGATGACCCTCGCCGGATCCACGACCGCAGCGTGCTCAAGATCTACTGCCGAGACACCGCCTTCAACACTCACCACCACGTGCACCACGGCCACGTCACCAACGGGGACCTGAGG AGGGAGCTAGCATACACATCACGTGACTCGTCTCCCACTCGGCGCCTAAACGCCCACCCTTCGTCCTCCTCACCGTCCGCCTCTCCAGCCCGCCCACACTCTCGGATTTCTTACGCATCTGTCCGACCTTCCTCGTACGCTGGTCCGCCCCCGTCCCCTCAGCCTCACCCTTACCAGCACCAGAACCCAAACCACCCTGCCTTTTGCCCCTCCCCCAGTGCCATCCTCGAGCGACGAGATGTCAGACCGGACGAGGAGGCCCCGGCATCACCATCAAAGAGTGTGGTGCTCCTGAAAAATGAGGCGGCGTATGCCGACCCGTATGCCCTCGTCCACGGTGTGGCTTCACCTCAATCGCTTGCATTCCGACGTGGGTCTCTGCGGTCCCTGAGCCCTTATTCAGCTGCTGCTTTGCATTGTGAGCTTGATGCTGCCCTCTACAGGCCCGGTGGACCTCTCTATGCTGAGCCTTACGGCCCGATGGGTTTCCGAACTTTGCCACCCGCATCACCGCAGAAGCTGGAGCCATACAGGGGTCATTCGGGTCGCGGATCACCGGGAAGGCAAGGCTTCCGAAAAGATGGCACGGTGTATGTAGAGGGTCATAAAGCGCGAGTCGGAGGCCCTTTGCTTGATCAGATGTGTGTGATGGCTGGAGCAGGAGGTGAGGGAGTGGCACTGACGGGGTATGAAACTGACACAAG GGAACGAATGGAAGCCATGGAGAAGCAGATAGCCAGTTTGACCGGTCTGGTCCAGAGTGTTCTTACCCGGCCCCCGGACAGTCC CGACAAGGCAGAAACAGCAAGTGACTGCTCGGCGCCTGAGA CCACGACTCCCTCGGCTCCTCTGGCCCTGATGCCACCTCCCCTCACTGGAACGTCTCAGCCGATTACAATGTCTCGATCCCAAATGCACCTGCATCTTAGTGACTTGCAACGAAGTACCACGGAGCTACGCAAGCAGCTCTCACAGTTACGCAAAATACAG AACCAGGACTCGGTGCACACTTTGCTGAGGCAAGCCGAGGCCGATTTGGGTCTTTGCCTCATTGAAGCGTCTCGGACGCAGGAAGATCCTCTACAACGCCAGCGCCTCCTCGTGGAGGAAGAGAGACTGCGCTATCTCAATGAAGAAGAACTCATTATACAGCAGCTACA TGATCTAGAACGTTCAGTGGAGGAAATGATGACAGGGGCAGGGCTAAACCATCGCTTGGTGACGGAACAGGAAGTGGAACAGAAAACTCAAGAGCTTCGGAAGCTTGGGGAAACACTGACCAAGCTCAAGG ATCAGTTCCCGACACTACAAAGTAAAATGCGTGTAGTGCTGCGAGTGGAGGTCGAGGCAGTGAAGTTTCTGAAGGAAGAACCACTGAGGCTTGATGCCTTATTAAAACGCTGCAGAAACATCACAGATACACTCGCACTGCTAAGGAG GCAGGTATCTGAAGGTCTTTGGAAAACTCCAGAAGACTTCAGCACCTGCAGTGATGTTGACTTTACAAAAAGCTGTGATCTGGACATCCTGACCAGTCCCTCTCTGGCCAGTATACCTGACTTTGCAGGCACTTTAACAGGCACTGCAGGGCTGTCAGGCACCTTGACGACCAACTCTGTCAGCATAG GCTCTGGTGCCAGTCTGTCTAGTGCTCTTGGCACCAGTCTGGGCTCGAGTCTGAGTGGCGCTACAGGTTTAGCAGGCACTACCACCCTTGGAAGCTGGCTGGCAAGCACAGGAGTAGTGGACAGCAGCATGCCTGAGCAGGATGGCACCTCAGTAGGCACACCAAAGAGTCGTGGCATGGAGGATCTGCCTACACGGAGAGATACGGACAAAGGCGTGTCTGTGGAAGTCCGTCTG GCAGCAGAGCGTGATTGGGAAGAAAAGCGAGCGAGTTTAACCCAGTTTAGTGCCCAGGATATAAATCGTCTCCTGGAGGAGACGCAAGCAGAACTGATGAAGGCCATCCCTGATCTGGATTTTGCAGCCAAGCAGATCACCAAACCTGCTGTACCCCCTAAACCACAGCTCACCTCACTACCCAAACCTGCCTCACCATCTTCGACACCAAGCTGTACACCTGAACACCAACCAGGAAAGCCACCACCTAAACCAGCTGGCAAGGAGGGCCTTCAACGAAGAGAATCAG GGGAGTTGACGGTTCCACGGTATCGAACAGAAAAACCCTCCAAGTCtccaccacctccaccaccacGCCGCAGTTTCCCATCAGGGCACAGAGTCACAACTAACAGCAGTGGCGAGGTTGTCATCGTTAACAAGAGTCTTAGC AAACCTGAAAAGAATGAAAACTGTGAGGAGTTAGATACGGTAGTCCAATCTCAGACTCCACCTGTTAAACTCAGACGACCTTCGACTTCTGACGGGCTCCGGCCATGCTCCACACCACCGGTTATTGCTGCTTCTGGGATGAAGGAGGATGGGGACGAGGAGGAGAAGATTATGGCAGAACTTGAG aacGCAAGGACTCCTCCAGGGTCGGCTAAGACGACTTCTTCGTCGTCGTCATCTCGGTTGAAGCAGCTCCAGCAGAGCAGTTTGGAGCAGAAGAACAGGAAGCAGCGTGAGCAACAGGGCCAGCAGCAG